The DNA segment tctctctctctctcaccttaGAACCAAAAGAGGTAATTGAAAAGCCaccaaagaagaaacaaaagaaaatcacTTGCCTTTCACAGCAAAAAAAGCAAGGCCACCAAAAGCCAAAGGCAATCCACGCAGAGCTCTGCCGAGAACACGACCACCCAACACGGGCACGGCCAAGCGCGCCTTCCGTCCTAGTAGCAATGGGTCCATGGAGAAGGCGGCGTCCTTCTGCTGCTGCAACATCCAAGTACTATAGAACCTACCACTAGGAGCCTAAACTGTAAAAATGTCACAAAGCTCTATTTATGTTTCACCAATTTAACGTGTACATGCATGCAATGATTCTCCTAAGCAATTTCACGATAAGACACATGCATGGCTTTGGCTATTCTCTACGTAAACGTCTATTGTACTAGCGAAACATATAAAAATATCCCCTAAATGGCGGCTATCGAATCGAgctaaaaatttcacaagactTGGATCAACAAAATTCAGTATAAGTTCCATACGTACTAGAGCTCTAACCATCTTTCAGGCTTTGGAGTTGATCTCGTGTTAGAACGGATGGAAGAAAGTGTGTATATTCCAATAGTTGCTTCAGCAGAAGCAAGGGGAGCGCATGATGAAatttttgcatgacaaaaggGAGAATGCACAATCAAAAAATTTCCATGGAAACTTTAAGCTCTGTGAAGCGATGACACTCCAGATCACAGTGCTATGAGAGCTCAGACCATTTTCGATTTGCAGAGATCAAAGTTTGTCTAATTCATAACTGAATCCAGCTCCTGAAGACCATATTGCCTGTGGCCAATGGCTACAAGCCTACAACAAGTGCAGCTtggaaacaagcaaacaaatgTTACAGGGTTCTACATGAAAGAAGAGGTAAATGTAACAACTACCGAACATCATCCATGCGAAGACTGCGGCCACTTATCATTGAAGGGCACAGGAATGATTGATCCTCTCTTCGTCCATCGGCAGTATACATTCATTTTTCGACCTAAAAGGCTAGCTTGTAAGTTCCTTAGGACTTCTCAGGCTAGTCGCTTCCACCATCATTATCAGCGCCGGTGCTCCTGTGGTTCTCAGTGCCAGAAGGCTCCGAGGTGGCGCCACCCGCATCTTGCTTGCttactgctgctgctggctgGGGATTAGCTGCATGAGTTTGTTGAAATTGCAGGGGCTGAGGAATGCCATTGACCATGCCAGGTCTCACAACCATTTGACCAGTGAAATTTAGCAACtgagcctgctgctgctgctgctgctgcagttgCTGCTCCTGCATCTGCTGCGGTGTTAGAGGTGTCCTTGGGGGGAACATAGGCACCTGTGACATGTACTGCCCTACCCCCGGCGATGCACCAGGTGGCACCATCTGTTCGCAGAAAAAACATGAGGGCAGAGAGCAGAAAGAATATGTGCACAGCAAGGTCTGGAAAATGACTATAACCTGAGGGCGGCTTGCAGCAGTCTGTGGTTGATTGTCTGCAATTGCAGCCAGATACAGGAGGTTCTTCTGAAGCTGGGCTTGATACCTGAAAGTTTCATGAAACATGAAATTTACTATTAAACAGCATCATTTTTTTCATATCCATTTCAGGACAATCACATTCATATTCACATAATAAAAAAGTAATATGAGTGGAAAAAAACTTGTtcaatgcatatatatatactacaaTCATATATCACCAGCACTGTGTAATGGAAAGTAGATTCGAAATAACTATAACAGACCACCAGTGACGCAACTACCGCAAGAGGGAAAGTAATTAGCTCCACTAGTAATGAAAGCAAAATTGCTAAGTAATTAGAGATGCAGTTTGGATTTTAGTTACAGCACGCAGCATGTATTGCTATTTTGCCGGCATGATTGCATATGCTGAAAGCTTGGAATGGACGTTAGTTACAACACATATGTCAAGTAAAATAATCTGCTGACGAACAGAACTAGTAGATTTTGCATTTATTCTATTGTGGTGTCCTCATGTGACTTCAATTTTATTGTGACAGCTTGTGAAGGGTGATTTTTATTATGAATAACACTTGTATTAATCATGAGGGCTCTAGGcccgtatatatacatgtacatggtGCCATAAAAGGCAGATAATCAGGGCTATAAAATGCAACTAATCAGGCGTAATAAAAGGCAATCTATCAGCTCTATACAAGGCAACCATATATCCAacacagccccccccccccctccctcaaTCATGATGGGTCAACAATACTGAGTTTGGAGAGAGAGAAACTATGTTGAGCTCTGATCTATGCCTTTGTATAGAAGTTTGCTAATTAAAGCTCTGAAAGCACATACTGAAAACAATCACCTGATCATAAACATGTGCCCGTGTATAAGAAGCATAAACACCAATGTCCTTAGTAAGCTCATGCTTCACTAGACCGTGCACAATGCTAATAGCATCTGTACTGTTAGACAAAAGTGGAGTTCGCGCAGAAACAAACACCAAAATTCTCAAGTAACCACCGTATCCAAGTGATCTCTACTGTCAATAACGCAACAGCCCATAACTCAACCTCTGCACTCGAGCGAGAAACTGCAGTCTGCTTCTTAGTCTTCTAAGCAATGAGAGGACCACAAAGAAAGACACAATAGGCAGAAAGAGACTGACGGTCAGAACAATCACTAATCCAAGTACCATCAGAATAAGCCTGGAGCTATAAAGAACTGGAGTACAGGAAGAAAAAGCGCTGAGAAATGGTCCCACAAAAATAACGCAGGACACGAAAgagatgactatagtggagTTGACTGGGAGCAGAGACAAACTGACTCAAGATATGCACTGCATAAGAAATGTTAGGTCAAACGACTCCAAGCTACACGAGACTCCCAACAATATGTCGATAGGGGATGGGATCAAAAAGAGGCTCAGAGATGAACATTGAGTTCATGGGAGTCTCAACAGTTCAATGATCAGTGACAGAAGCACGATCAAGGATTGAGTTCTATGGGAGTCTCAACAGTTCAATGATAAGTGACAAAAGCACGATCAAGGAGATCCTGAATATACTTCTCTTGGGAGAGGTAGAAACCCTCGTGTAGACAAGACGTCGATCCCAAGAAAGTAACGAAGAGGACCAAGATCAAACATAGGAAACTTGCCCATTGAGGTCTCGGTCTGATAGTGGAGATCTCGGCAGCCACGAGTGGAAAAGGGGATCCCGGCAGCGCGATGATAGGAGAGCTTGGCCACCACAACCGGTGAGGATTCTGGCTCTCCCGGGCCTCATGGGGGCACGCGGTGGCCTACACGGACTCGGAGAGCGACCTGCACAGACTTAGGCGGCAACGAACGAAGCAAACGACGATGTCGAACGCCTAGATCCGAGACAGCAGTGACGAGAAGGAACGAGGAGACCGCTCACGATGAAGAGCAGCAACGACAAACGATGCAAGACGAAGCACCAGAAACGGAGGTGGTTGTTTTTGCATGCAAGTGCAACACGCCGACaaccagaaagaaaaaaacctaGTTTGGCTCTGGTATCAAgttatgaatagcacttgtattAATCATGAGGGCTCTAGGCTTGTATATATAAATGTACACCATGCCATAAAAGGCAGATAATCAGAGCTATACAAGGCAACTAATCAGGCATAATAAAAGGCAATCTATCAATTTTATGAGTTGAATATTATTGTGCCATCTGCCAACAAGTAGACTTGAGAAACGAAAATCTCATACTCTCATTGAGGGTATATATTTgctaggggtatatatagggaAATCTCATACATGTCATGTTTCTAGTG comes from the Phragmites australis chromosome 22, lpPhrAust1.1, whole genome shotgun sequence genome and includes:
- the LOC133904238 gene encoding GRF1-interacting factor 3-like — encoded protein: MQQPMPMQPQAPAMTPAAGITTEQIQKYLDENKQLIVAILENQNLGKLAECAQYQAQLQKNLLYLAAIADNQPQTAASRPQMVPPGASPGVGQYMSQVPMFPPRTPLTPQQMQEQQLQQQQQQQAQLLNFTGQMVVRPGMVNGIPQPLQFQQTHAANPQPAAAVSKQDAGGATSEPSGTENHRSTGADNDGGSD